From Mycobacterium lacus, one genomic window encodes:
- a CDS encoding PPE family protein yields MNYSVLPPEINSLRMFTGAGSAPMLAAAAAWDGLASELGLAASSFSSVTSGLAGQWWQGAASAAMTAAAAPYAGFLRAAAAQAQGAAAQAKAVASAFEAARAAMVHPLLVAANRNAFVHLVLSNLFGFNAPAIAALEGLYEEMWAADVAAMVGYHGGASSAAAALTPWGQVLQALPSLGIGNIGASNLGSGNKGDFNVGSGNIGNENLGGGNIGNGNLGSGNVGDSNWGAGNTGNANWGSGNGRIGVPSSGNFGDGNLGNNNVGSGNTGNSNTGFGNTGSGNVGAGNSGDGNQGLGNTGNLNRGFGNNGIGNIGFGNTGNNNFGIGLTGNGQMGIGLLNSGSRNIGLFNSGTGNVGFFNSGDHNVGIGNSNSANVGIGNSGAPLGGFLAGHNTGFGNSGGLNTGIGNGGTLNTGAGNGGAINFGFGNSGTVNAGSFNSGLVNTGNFNSGTLNTGDFNSGAINTGWANSGNINTGIFNAGTLNTGIGLIGTAAGPNSGFGNIGTSSSGFFNTGNASSGFQNEGSSTSGLLHSASAAASAGIGNRGVNDAGIGLLGPMSTGFYNSGARTSGGFNQTADQSGFGH; encoded by the coding sequence ATGAACTACTCAGTGTTGCCGCCGGAGATTAATTCGTTGCGAATGTTCACGGGCGCGGGTTCGGCGCCGATGTTGGCGGCCGCGGCGGCCTGGGACGGGTTGGCGTCGGAGTTGGGGTTGGCGGCGTCGTCGTTCTCTTCGGTGACCTCGGGCCTGGCGGGTCAGTGGTGGCAGGGTGCGGCGTCGGCGGCGATGACCGCGGCCGCGGCGCCGTATGCGGGGTTTTTGAGAGCGGCGGCGGCCCAAGCGCAGGGGGCGGCTGCCCAGGCTAAGGCGGTGGCCAGCGCGTTCGAGGCGGCGCGGGCGGCGATGGTCCATCCGTTGCTGGTGGCGGCCAACCGCAATGCGTTCGTGCACTTGGTGCTGTCGAATCTGTTCGGGTTCAACGCGCCGGCGATCGCTGCTCTTGAGGGCCTGTATGAGGAGATGTGGGCTGCCGATGTGGCCGCGATGGTGGGGTATCACGGTGGGGCGTCGTCGGCGGCGGCGGCGTTGACGCCGTGGGGGCAAGTGCTGCAGGCGCTGCCCAGCCTGGGTATCGGCAACATCGGCGCTTCCAACCTGGGCAGCGGCAATAAGGGTGACTTCAATGTCGGCAGTGGCAACATCGGCAATGAAAACCTGGGCGGGGGAAACATCGGCAACGGAAACCTGGGCAGCGGCAACGTCGGCGACTCCAATTGGGGCGCCGGAAACACCGGCAACGCCAACTGGGGCAGCGGCAATGGACGTATCGGTGTTCCGAGCAGTGGAAACTTCGGCGACGGAAACCTCGGTAATAACAACGTCGGAAGCGGGAACACGGGCAACTCCAACACCGGCTTCGGCAATACCGGCAGCGGCAACGTCGGCGCCGGAAACAGCGGTGATGGCAACCAGGGTCTCGGAAATACCGGCAACTTAAACCGGGGCTTCGGCAACAACGGTATCGGCAACATTGGCTTTGGGAATACCGGTAACAACAACTTCGGTATCGGGCTTACTGGCAACGGTCAGATGGGCATCGGCCTGCTGAACTCGGGCAGCAGGAACATCGGTTTGTTCAACTCGGGCACCGGGAATGTCGGCTTCTTCAACTCCGGCGACCACAACGTGGGTATCGGCAACTCGAACAGCGCAAACGTAGGTATCGGAAATTCCGGGGCCCCATTGGGCGGCTTCCTGGCGGGCCATAACACGGGCTTTGGGAATTCGGGTGGCCTCAACACCGGCATAGGAAATGGTGGCACCCTTAACACCGGCGCGGGAAATGGTGGCGCGATAAACTTCGGCTTCGGGAACTCGGGCACGGTCAACGCGGGCAGCTTCAACTCGGGTCTGGTCAACACGGGCAACTTCAACTCGGGCACCCTCAACACCGGCGACTTCAACTCGGGCGCGATCAACACCGGCTGGGCGAACTCGGGCAACATCAACACCGGCATCTTCAACGCGGGCACCCTCAATACCGGTATCGGGCTTATCGGTACCGCGGCCGGCCCGAACTCGGGCTTCGGCAACATCGGCACCAGCAGCTCGGGCTTCTTCAACACAGGCAACGCAAGCTCGGGCTTCCAAAACGAGGGCTCGAGCACCTCGGGCCTGTTGCACTCGGCCAGTGCGGCTGCCTCGGCGGGCATCGGCAACCGGGGAGTTAACGACGCGGGAATCGGACTCTTGGGCCCGATGAGTACCGGCTTCTACAACTCGGGCGCGCGCACCTCGGGCGGCTTCAACCAGACTGCCGACCAGTCCGGCTTCGGACACTGA